One region of Arthrobacter sp. StoSoilB22 genomic DNA includes:
- a CDS encoding DUF6492 family protein, whose product MIPNLPIMGPGPVPGADLAVVTPSYLPDRELCLDLNRSVLEMTAPGVTHHIIVPDHDLHAFAGLGGPRTEVHGAREFLPRSFTRLPGVNVWINSARPWPPIRGWIVQQIIKLAVVARLNVDGALLLDSDSILIRETTLDTFRKDGRVTLYRAPGAVDHTLPGHRLWHVTARRLLGLAPPPASDLADYICWPCLWEPAVVRNMLQHIQNVTGRDWPTAVGAQLHFSEMMLYGLYVDEVSGGTVPAVSEMLGIVHTAEVPLSQAEIERLLSGATQNKNVVMLSAKAGIPLDVRRRALRSYLDSSLGSERGDLQ is encoded by the coding sequence ATGATTCCGAACCTGCCGATCATGGGTCCAGGCCCGGTTCCAGGTGCCGATCTGGCAGTGGTTACCCCGAGCTATTTGCCTGACCGGGAGTTGTGCTTGGACCTGAACCGATCCGTCCTTGAGATGACTGCGCCCGGCGTCACTCACCACATCATCGTGCCGGATCATGACCTCCATGCTTTCGCCGGCCTTGGCGGGCCCAGGACAGAGGTGCACGGTGCCCGGGAATTTCTTCCGCGGTCTTTCACCAGGCTCCCGGGAGTCAATGTATGGATCAATTCCGCCCGCCCCTGGCCGCCGATCCGCGGCTGGATCGTCCAACAAATCATCAAACTGGCCGTAGTTGCGAGGCTTAATGTTGACGGGGCGTTGCTTCTGGACTCCGACAGCATCCTTATACGCGAGACAACCCTCGATACATTCCGCAAGGACGGTCGAGTGACTCTGTACCGCGCTCCCGGTGCCGTTGATCACACCCTTCCAGGGCACAGACTCTGGCATGTAACGGCACGCCGGCTCCTTGGCCTTGCGCCCCCACCGGCCTCCGACTTGGCGGACTACATTTGCTGGCCGTGCCTATGGGAGCCCGCTGTAGTGAGAAACATGCTTCAGCACATCCAAAATGTCACGGGTAGGGACTGGCCCACAGCAGTGGGAGCACAACTGCATTTTTCCGAAATGATGTTGTATGGCCTCTACGTAGATGAAGTCTCCGGCGGAACGGTCCCGGCCGTCAGCGAAATGCTGGGGATTGTCCACACCGCCGAGGTACCCCTGAGCCAGGCAGAAATCGAACGCCTCCTCAGCGGGGCAACCCAAAACAAGAATGTGGTGATGCTCTCCGCCAAGGCCGGGATACCGCTGGACGTGCGCAGGCGTGCGCTGCGGTCGTACCTTGACTCCTCGCTCGGGTCCGAACGGGGTGATCTCCAGTGA
- a CDS encoding glycosyltransferase family 1 protein produces MRSIYRRVLTHAREHGWRSVTKKVLQRTAAKALENLALDEPVLPLRPEDIMEAARRGAVDKPRPRTGSLDVGWVCTPPGPGSGGHTTFFRMVQGLADRGHRCTLYLYDRNSDDVSRHASVIRQYWPDVDAGIRSVAEGLEGLDAVVASSWPTAYAAATRRGPDVHGFYFIQDYEPYFYPRGTLYWLAENSYRLGFTNIALGEMITPVMKAEIGQEPAATVPFACDTATYRLLDAGERQAPRQGVVYYAKRAVDRRGYLLAKLALEQFHSLHPEQEIHVYGDRITGWSIPVNNHGNLSPAELNRLYNRTIAGLAISYTNISLVPEELMAAGNVPVINESTFSEQVMRDPDVVWAPATPGRMAEALAQAVEAPNIAARAAAIAQRGRLDWSVSRENFARVIELVCANEPGSPGLL; encoded by the coding sequence GTGAGAAGCATTTACCGCCGCGTTCTTACCCACGCCAGAGAGCATGGCTGGCGTTCGGTCACTAAGAAGGTGCTGCAAAGGACAGCCGCCAAAGCCCTTGAAAACCTGGCATTGGATGAGCCTGTGCTACCCCTTCGTCCTGAAGACATTATGGAGGCGGCAAGGCGAGGCGCTGTGGACAAGCCACGTCCCAGAACGGGCAGCCTTGACGTCGGGTGGGTGTGCACGCCTCCGGGACCTGGCTCGGGCGGACACACCACTTTCTTCCGCATGGTCCAGGGCCTGGCTGACCGCGGCCACCGCTGCACACTGTATCTCTACGATCGAAACAGCGACGACGTTTCCCGTCACGCCTCCGTCATCCGGCAATACTGGCCGGACGTTGATGCCGGCATCAGAAGTGTTGCCGAAGGTCTCGAAGGTTTGGACGCGGTGGTCGCAAGTTCGTGGCCAACCGCATATGCGGCCGCGACCCGTCGGGGACCGGACGTGCATGGCTTCTACTTCATCCAGGACTACGAGCCCTACTTCTACCCCCGGGGAACGTTGTATTGGCTCGCTGAGAACAGTTATCGCCTGGGGTTCACCAACATCGCCCTCGGAGAAATGATCACCCCCGTCATGAAAGCGGAAATAGGCCAGGAACCCGCCGCGACGGTGCCCTTCGCCTGTGACACCGCAACGTACCGACTGTTGGACGCCGGAGAACGTCAGGCGCCCCGCCAGGGGGTGGTCTATTACGCGAAGCGTGCTGTGGATCGACGCGGGTACCTCCTGGCCAAGCTGGCCTTGGAGCAGTTCCACTCCTTGCACCCGGAGCAGGAGATCCACGTATACGGGGACAGGATCACAGGATGGTCCATCCCTGTGAACAACCACGGCAATCTAAGCCCTGCCGAATTGAACAGACTGTACAACCGCACCATCGCCGGACTTGCGATCTCCTACACCAACATCTCCCTTGTCCCCGAAGAGTTGATGGCTGCCGGCAATGTTCCCGTCATCAATGAATCGACGTTCTCGGAACAGGTGATGAGGGACCCCGACGTCGTGTGGGCTCCGGCAACCCCCGGCCGGATGGCCGAGGCTCTTGCACAAGCAGTGGAAGCCCCCAACATAGCCGCACGTGCGGCGGCCATTGCGCAACGGGGGCGTCTGGACTGGTCAGTGTCACGGGAGAACTTTGCCAGGGTTATTGAATTGGTCTGCGCCAACGAGCCCGGAAGTCCGGGGTTGTTATGA